In the genome of Actinomadura graeca, one region contains:
- a CDS encoding Imm74 family immunity protein, translated as MQLQWPSRGLVLVDVDERRLKVVGEALLERCPDFLIFPEYITHWEDGAPLDPERKRELLAEIIEEAGKRGWIFEIREGERP; from the coding sequence ATGCAGTTGCAGTGGCCTAGCAGGGGGTTGGTCCTGGTCGATGTCGATGAGAGGAGGCTGAAGGTCGTCGGTGAAGCGCTTCTAGAGAGGTGTCCGGATTTCCTGATCTTCCCTGAATACATCACCCACTGGGAGGACGGCGCTCCGCTGGACCCGGAGCGGAAACGCGAGCTCCTCGCGGAGATCATCGAGGAGGCCGGCAAGCGGGGCTGGATCTTCGAGATACGGGAAGGTGAAAGGCCGTGA
- a CDS encoding sigma 54-interacting transcriptional regulator, translated as MRSSTPRETTLGDLRTSGHVQRSVKAEIRHNLLARLRAGEPRFPGILGFDDTVLPHLERALLAGHDLVLLGERGQGKTRLIRTLGGLLDEWTPVVAGCEINDHPYGPVCVRCRRLAAAEGDALPVAWKHRDERYGEKLATPDTSVGDLIGDVDPIKVAEGRTLGDPETVHFGLVPRTNRGIFSINELPDLAERIQVALLNVLEERDVQVRGYALRLPLDVLLVASANPEDYTNRGRIITPLKDRFGAEIRTHYPLELRAELDLIRQEADFADLAGLPAEVPDHLVEVIGRFTRLVRESTAVDARSGVSARFALAGAETVAAGAVRRAALTGEERAVARVCDLPAVVPSLMGKVEFEVSEEGREQEVLEHLLRRAVAETYRRTLGAADLTGLLDKFDSGERVESGELVAAAELLRRIGQVPGLAKIMERLGMSGESPGQAAAALEFALEGLFLTRRLSKDVSDGRADGTATYRT; from the coding sequence GTGCGTTCATCCACACCTCGCGAGACCACACTGGGCGATCTGCGCACCAGCGGTCACGTCCAGCGATCGGTGAAGGCCGAGATCCGCCACAACCTGCTCGCCCGGCTGAGGGCCGGCGAGCCGCGGTTCCCGGGGATCCTCGGATTCGACGACACCGTCCTCCCCCATCTGGAACGCGCCCTGCTCGCGGGGCACGACCTGGTGCTGCTGGGCGAGCGCGGCCAGGGCAAGACGCGGCTGATCCGCACCCTGGGCGGGCTGCTGGACGAGTGGACCCCGGTGGTGGCCGGCTGCGAGATCAACGACCATCCGTACGGGCCGGTGTGCGTGCGCTGCCGCCGCCTGGCCGCCGCCGAGGGCGACGCCCTGCCGGTCGCGTGGAAGCACCGGGACGAGCGGTACGGCGAGAAGCTCGCCACGCCCGACACCAGCGTCGGCGACCTCATCGGCGACGTCGACCCGATCAAGGTGGCCGAGGGCCGCACGCTCGGCGACCCCGAGACCGTCCACTTCGGGCTCGTCCCGCGCACCAACCGCGGGATCTTCTCCATCAACGAGCTGCCCGACCTCGCCGAGCGCATCCAGGTGGCGCTGCTCAACGTACTGGAGGAGCGGGACGTGCAGGTCCGCGGGTACGCGCTGCGGCTGCCGCTGGACGTGCTGCTCGTCGCGTCCGCCAACCCCGAGGACTACACCAACCGGGGCCGGATCATCACGCCGCTGAAGGACCGCTTCGGCGCGGAGATCCGCACCCACTACCCCCTCGAACTGCGGGCCGAGCTGGACCTGATCCGGCAGGAGGCCGACTTCGCCGATCTCGCGGGGTTGCCCGCGGAGGTCCCCGACCACCTGGTCGAGGTGATCGGGCGGTTCACCCGCCTCGTCCGGGAGTCGACGGCGGTGGACGCCCGCTCCGGCGTGTCGGCGCGGTTCGCGCTCGCGGGCGCGGAGACCGTCGCGGCGGGGGCGGTGCGGCGCGCCGCGCTCACCGGCGAGGAGCGCGCCGTCGCGCGGGTCTGCGACCTGCCGGCGGTCGTGCCGTCGCTGATGGGCAAGGTGGAGTTCGAGGTCAGCGAGGAGGGCCGCGAGCAGGAGGTGCTGGAGCACCTGCTGCGCCGGGCCGTCGCCGAGACCTACCGGCGGACGCTGGGCGCCGCCGACCTGACCGGGCTGCTGGACAAGTTCGACTCGGGCGAGCGGGTCGAGTCGGGCGAGCTGGTCGCGGCGGCCGAGCTGCTGCGCCGAATCGGCCAGGTCCCCGGGCTCGCCAAGATCATGGAAAGGCTGGGCATGAGCGGGGAGTCGCCCGGGCAGGCGGCGGCCGCGCTGGAGTTCGCCCTGGAGGGGCTGTTCCTCACCAGGCGTCTGTCGAAGGACGTCTCCGATGGACGAGCCGACGGGACGGCCACCTATCGCACCTGA
- a CDS encoding VWA domain-containing protein, which translates to MSGYRYGAYEDGPDPLAPPYDVRDALDAMGDSVLDGTRPDDALRELLRRGLPGAEGRRGLDDLLREVRERRRALRNRGRLDGTLEQARALLDTAIGQERAELFPDPSDEARLREAELDTLPDDTSQAIRRLSDYEWRSDAARATFEQLKDLLRREVLDAQFQGMKQALENQDPAAMQRVKDMMAALNQMLERDARGEHTQEDFDRFMEQYGDMFPDAPRNLEELVDALARRAAAMDRLLASLSPDQRAELAGLMDQAMQDAGLAMEMTRLGDALRARRPDLAWGDAEQMTGQNPLGMGDATTALAELADLAELESALGQEYPGARLDDIDEDAVRRALGRQAVDDLAALRRIEKELERQGFLQRRRGKLELTPKAVRRLGETALRRVFSQLTSGRQGDHDQRDAGQAGELTGASREWRFGDEQPLDVVRTVGNAIRRSAMDGGRGPLDGGLVTRVPATAAGPAAPAPAVPAPAAPGAPDRTGLGGARRPGGVRLGVDDFEVHETERRTGAAVCLLVDLSYSMVLRGTWAAAKQTTLALHTLVTSKFPQDAIQIIGFSNYARVLHPTEMAGLDWDMVQGTNLHHALMIAGRHLDRHPDFEPIVLVVTDGEPTAHLRPDGRSLFDYPPSTDTLVLTLAEVDKMTRRGACMNFFMLAEDRRLVSFVEEVARRNGGRVFAPDADRLGEYVVSDYLRVRRARR; encoded by the coding sequence ATGAGCGGTTACCGCTACGGCGCGTACGAGGACGGACCCGATCCGCTGGCCCCGCCGTACGACGTCCGCGACGCCCTGGACGCCATGGGCGACTCGGTGCTGGACGGCACCCGCCCCGACGACGCGCTGCGGGAGCTGCTGCGGCGGGGCCTGCCCGGCGCGGAGGGCCGCCGTGGGCTCGATGACCTGCTCCGTGAGGTCCGGGAGCGGCGCCGCGCGCTCCGCAACCGGGGTCGCCTGGACGGCACCCTGGAGCAGGCGCGCGCGCTGCTCGACACCGCCATCGGCCAAGAGCGCGCGGAGCTGTTCCCCGATCCGAGTGACGAGGCGCGGCTGCGCGAGGCGGAGCTGGACACGCTGCCGGACGACACGTCCCAGGCGATCCGGCGGCTCTCGGACTACGAATGGCGCTCCGACGCGGCCCGTGCCACGTTCGAGCAGCTGAAGGATTTGCTGCGGCGCGAGGTGCTGGACGCGCAGTTCCAGGGCATGAAGCAGGCCCTGGAGAACCAGGATCCGGCCGCCATGCAGCGCGTCAAGGACATGATGGCCGCGCTGAACCAGATGCTGGAGCGCGACGCGCGCGGCGAGCACACCCAGGAGGACTTCGACCGGTTCATGGAGCAGTACGGGGACATGTTCCCCGACGCGCCCCGGAACCTGGAGGAACTGGTCGACGCGCTGGCGCGCCGGGCCGCCGCGATGGACCGGCTGCTGGCCTCGCTCAGCCCCGACCAGCGCGCCGAGCTGGCGGGCCTCATGGACCAGGCCATGCAGGACGCGGGCCTGGCGATGGAGATGACCCGGCTCGGCGACGCGCTGCGGGCGCGCCGTCCCGACCTCGCCTGGGGCGACGCCGAGCAGATGACCGGGCAGAACCCGCTGGGGATGGGCGACGCGACGACCGCGCTGGCGGAGCTGGCCGACCTCGCCGAGCTGGAGTCGGCGCTCGGCCAGGAGTACCCCGGCGCGCGGCTGGACGACATCGACGAGGACGCGGTCCGCCGCGCGCTCGGCCGGCAGGCCGTCGACGACCTGGCCGCGCTGCGCCGCATCGAGAAGGAACTGGAGCGGCAGGGCTTCCTCCAGCGCCGCCGCGGGAAGCTGGAGCTGACGCCGAAGGCGGTGCGGCGGCTCGGCGAGACCGCGCTGCGCCGGGTGTTCTCCCAGCTCACCTCGGGCCGTCAGGGGGACCACGACCAGCGGGACGCGGGCCAGGCGGGCGAGCTGACCGGCGCGAGCCGGGAATGGCGGTTCGGCGACGAGCAGCCCCTGGACGTCGTCCGGACGGTCGGCAACGCGATCCGCCGCAGCGCCATGGACGGCGGGCGCGGCCCCCTCGACGGCGGGCTCGTCACGCGCGTCCCGGCGACGGCGGCGGGCCCCGCGGCACCGGCGCCCGCGGTGCCCGCACCCGCGGCACCGGGCGCGCCGGACCGGACGGGCCTGGGGGGCGCGCGGCGTCCCGGCGGCGTCAGGCTCGGCGTGGACGACTTCGAGGTGCACGAGACCGAGCGGCGCACCGGCGCGGCCGTGTGCCTGCTGGTGGACCTGTCGTACTCGATGGTGCTGCGCGGGACGTGGGCGGCGGCGAAGCAGACCACGCTGGCGCTCCACACGCTGGTGACGAGCAAGTTCCCGCAGGACGCGATCCAGATCATCGGGTTCTCCAACTACGCGCGGGTCCTGCACCCGACGGAGATGGCGGGCCTGGACTGGGACATGGTCCAGGGCACCAACCTGCACCACGCGCTGATGATCGCGGGACGGCATCTGGACCGGCATCCCGACTTCGAGCCGATCGTGCTGGTCGTCACCGACGGCGAGCCCACCGCGCACCTGCGGCCCGACGGGCGCTCGCTGTTCGACTACCCGCCGTCCACCGACACGCTGGTGCTCACGCTCGCCGAGGTCGACAAGATGACCCGCCGCGGCGCCTGCATGAACTTCTTCATGCTCGCCGAGGACCGGCGGCTCGTGTCGTTCGTGGAGGAGGTCGCGCGCCGCAACGGCGGCCGGGTGTTCGCCCCGGACGCCGATCGGCTCGGCGAGTACGTCGTCAGCGACTACCTGAGGGTGCGGCGCGCCCGGCGCTGA
- a CDS encoding Imm1 family immunity protein has translation MAGDVAWFCFAEEEHSDKNAVSDNFLRVALNGSTGYGGLVWGITDDSPRREGVSDGVWVSDNPEPPDFDPRVVSDPGYPLFFDPRCALPIPRVRAAVEEFCRLGTGDRPENIDWVPGRANGKRLDEPEDELVDEVDPFA, from the coding sequence GTGGCGGGTGATGTGGCGTGGTTCTGCTTTGCAGAGGAGGAGCATAGCGATAAGAATGCGGTATCGGACAATTTCCTCCGCGTCGCTCTGAACGGTTCGACCGGTTACGGTGGCCTTGTCTGGGGGATCACTGACGACAGTCCCCGGAGGGAGGGCGTCTCTGACGGTGTTTGGGTTTCCGATAATCCTGAACCGCCTGACTTCGATCCGCGCGTCGTCTCGGACCCCGGCTATCCGCTGTTCTTTGATCCGCGCTGCGCCCTTCCAATTCCACGGGTTCGGGCGGCCGTGGAGGAGTTCTGCCGTCTGGGGACGGGGGACCGGCCGGAAAATATCGACTGGGTCCCCGGTCGCGCCAATGGAAAGCGTCTCGATGAACCCGAGGATGAGCTCGTCGATGAAGTCGATCCGTTCGCCTGA
- a CDS encoding SUKH-4 family immunity protein translates to MLVEVGERRLKVIGEALLERRPDFLISLSTSPTGRTGLHWTGTGSASSSRRSSRRRAIEDGYSRHGSIPLQRRIEQRPGLKFEPIVESLPARFFHCFQAVEDLRSALLSAEQSVGIGFTRDGDLICISAAGSSIWEVPKAGGGMSLINSDLASFLEIMAVSEELISGCEYLDDGADEEMDEDYVQRWVAVSEAIRERIASMDPPSLAAGSYWADFLSDVANGDYG, encoded by the coding sequence GTGCTGGTCGAGGTCGGCGAGAGGAGGCTGAAGGTCATCGGAGAGGCCCTTCTGGAGAGGCGACCGGATTTCCTGATCTCCCTGAGTACATCACCCACTGGGAGGACGGGACTCCACTGGACCGGGACCGGAAGCGCAAGCTCCTCGAGGAGATCATCGAGGAGGCGCGCGATCGAGGATGGATATTCGAGACACGGGAGCATCCCCCTGCAGAGACGGATTGAGCAGCGTCCCGGGCTCAAATTCGAGCCGATCGTAGAGAGTCTCCCTGCCAGGTTCTTCCATTGCTTCCAGGCGGTTGAGGACCTCCGGTCGGCTCTGCTCTCAGCCGAGCAGTCCGTGGGCATAGGGTTCACGCGGGATGGTGATCTAATCTGCATCTCGGCCGCGGGCTCCTCGATCTGGGAAGTTCCTAAGGCGGGGGGTGGGATGTCGCTCATCAATTCGGATCTCGCTTCGTTCCTAGAGATCATGGCCGTGAGTGAGGAGCTGATCTCCGGATGTGAGTATCTGGACGATGGGGCGGACGAGGAAATGGACGAGGACTACGTCCAACGCTGGGTCGCGGTATCGGAGGCCATCCGCGAGCGGATCGCCTCGATGGATCCACCATCACTCGCCGCAGGCAGTTACTGGGCGGACTTCCTCAGTGACGTGGCGAACGGTGACTACGGGTAG
- a CDS encoding cystathionine gamma-synthase — MDNEVQGFETLAIHAGQEADPVTGAVVPPIYQVSTYKQDGIGGLRGGYEYSRSANPTRTALEVCLAGIEGGERGLAFASGLAAEDALVRAVCEPGDHVIIPDDAYGGTYRLFAKVAGPWGVTFDPAPLSDIEAVRAAVRPETKIIWVETPTNPLLNIADIRALAVVAHDAGALLVVDNTFASPYLQRPLDLGADVVVHSTTKYMGGHSDVIGGALIAADAALGERLAFYQNAMGAVAGPFDAWLTLRGIKTLGVRMDRHSANAERIVEMLTGHPAVRTVLYPGLPGHPGHDVAAKQMKAFGGMVSFQMASEEEAVRVCERTKLFTLGESLGGVESLIEHPGRMTHASAAGSPLEVPGDLVRLSVGIEDAADLLRDLRQALD; from the coding sequence ATGGACAACGAGGTTCAGGGGTTCGAGACCCTGGCGATCCACGCGGGGCAGGAGGCCGACCCGGTGACGGGGGCGGTCGTGCCGCCGATCTACCAGGTCTCGACCTACAAGCAGGACGGCATCGGGGGACTGCGGGGCGGTTACGAGTACTCCCGGTCGGCGAACCCGACGCGTACCGCGCTGGAGGTATGTCTGGCCGGGATCGAGGGGGGCGAGCGGGGGCTGGCGTTCGCGTCGGGACTGGCGGCCGAGGACGCCCTCGTGCGCGCGGTGTGCGAGCCGGGCGACCACGTGATCATCCCGGACGACGCCTACGGGGGGACGTACCGGCTCTTCGCGAAGGTGGCCGGCCCATGGGGGGTGACGTTCGACCCGGCGCCGCTCAGCGACATCGAGGCCGTCCGCGCGGCGGTCCGTCCCGAAACGAAGATCATCTGGGTGGAGACGCCGACCAACCCGCTCCTCAACATCGCCGACATCCGGGCGCTGGCCGTCGTCGCGCACGACGCGGGCGCCCTGCTGGTCGTCGACAACACCTTCGCCTCGCCGTACCTCCAGCGGCCGCTGGACCTCGGCGCGGACGTGGTCGTGCACTCCACCACCAAGTACATGGGCGGTCACTCCGACGTCATCGGTGGCGCGCTGATCGCCGCGGACGCCGCGCTGGGGGAGCGCCTGGCGTTCTACCAGAACGCGATGGGGGCCGTCGCCGGGCCGTTCGACGCGTGGCTGACCCTGCGGGGGATCAAGACGCTCGGCGTGCGCATGGACCGGCACTCCGCCAACGCGGAGCGGATCGTGGAGATGCTCACCGGACACCCCGCCGTCCGGACGGTGCTGTACCCGGGGCTGCCCGGGCACCCCGGCCACGACGTCGCGGCGAAGCAGATGAAGGCGTTCGGGGGGATGGTGTCGTTCCAGATGGCGTCGGAGGAGGAGGCCGTCCGGGTCTGTGAGCGGACGAAGCTGTTCACGCTCGGAGAGTCCCTCGGCGGCGTCGAGTCGCTGATCGAGCACCCGGGCCGGATGACGCACGCGTCGGCGGCGGGCTCGCCGCTGGAGGTGCCCGGCGACCTCGTCCGGCTGTCGGTGGGTATCGAGGACGCTGCCGATCTTCTGCGGGATCTGCGGCAGGCGCTGGACTGA
- a CDS encoding MMPL family transporter yields the protein MFARLARFVVRHPWWTIVAWLVVAAVVIVFSPKLTTESDQGDFLPSKYESVQAMKVAEKAFPQQEDTSSLIVVKRSDGSPLTPADNARVDQAAKSLNAKKPPTVQGFATGADAVAPNKAVQVIMVPMKGTSTEDSEKQGDAVKQIRKDLPALLKGSGLEAKVGGDVAGFVDNEDSFNKSFEIVGIATFVLIIGLILLIFRAPIAAILPIVVIMLTMQLSMGLIGAASKVFGFSGDDSLNTIILIVLFGIGADYYLFLMFRFRERLRAGDDKKTAMITAVERVGEVISSAAAAIAVTFLVLLLATFGVFSAWGPSLAIAVVVMGITSLTLFPAIVSLLGTAVFWPSKAWKKQPKGTVSAAIGRGVGRRPAVAALLAGVVMVVLAAGTFGFKADYDFAAGFPQDTESAQATKDMERGFPPGLTTPVQVFIKSNDGKPVTGAQLASFSQAAKSAPGVGRVQEPVQNADKSVARVDLVLKTNPVSNTSISLVKNDLTPAVHKIAPEGTRAYVGGQTAIFADINTVNNRDLSVILPVAAVLIALILALLLRSVVAPIYLVISVLLGFAATLGSAVYVFQGAQGEAGVTFQLPIVLYLFVLAIGTDYNILMTARLREEAKEGNEPRQAAALAVQHGGPTVAAAGLILAGTFSVMMLAPVSMLKQMGFSVAIGIALSAFVMSAFLVPGITALLGHKAWWPGHGDEPKKKLQGPQDQVHQYAPSGYRP from the coding sequence ATGTTCGCTCGGCTCGCGCGCTTCGTCGTGAGACACCCGTGGTGGACGATTGTCGCCTGGCTCGTCGTGGCCGCGGTCGTCATCGTGTTCTCCCCCAAGCTGACCACCGAGTCCGACCAGGGCGACTTCCTGCCCTCGAAGTACGAGTCGGTCCAGGCGATGAAGGTGGCGGAGAAGGCGTTCCCCCAGCAGGAGGACACCTCCTCGCTGATCGTCGTGAAGCGGTCGGACGGCAGCCCGCTGACCCCGGCGGACAACGCCCGGGTCGACCAGGCCGCCAAGTCCCTCAACGCCAAGAAGCCCCCGACCGTCCAGGGCTTCGCCACGGGGGCGGACGCCGTGGCCCCCAACAAGGCCGTCCAAGTGATCATGGTGCCGATGAAGGGCACCTCCACCGAGGACAGCGAGAAGCAGGGCGACGCGGTCAAACAGATCCGCAAGGACCTGCCGGCGCTGCTCAAGGGCAGCGGGCTGGAGGCCAAGGTCGGCGGTGACGTGGCCGGCTTCGTCGACAACGAGGACTCCTTCAACAAGTCCTTCGAGATCGTCGGCATCGCCACCTTCGTCCTGATCATCGGGTTGATCCTGCTGATCTTCCGGGCACCGATCGCGGCGATCCTGCCGATCGTCGTGATCATGTTGACGATGCAGCTTTCGATGGGCCTCATCGGGGCCGCTTCGAAGGTGTTCGGCTTCTCCGGGGACGACAGCCTCAACACCATCATCCTGATCGTCCTGTTCGGCATCGGCGCCGACTACTACCTGTTCCTGATGTTCCGCTTCCGCGAGCGGCTCCGGGCCGGGGACGACAAGAAGACCGCGATGATCACCGCGGTGGAGCGCGTCGGCGAGGTCATCTCCTCGGCCGCCGCCGCCATCGCCGTGACGTTCCTGGTCCTCCTCCTCGCGACCTTCGGCGTGTTCAGCGCCTGGGGCCCGTCCCTCGCCATCGCGGTCGTCGTGATGGGCATCACGTCCCTCACCCTCTTCCCGGCGATCGTCTCGCTGCTCGGCACGGCCGTGTTCTGGCCGTCCAAGGCGTGGAAGAAGCAGCCGAAGGGCACCGTCTCCGCGGCGATCGGCCGCGGCGTGGGCCGCCGTCCCGCCGTCGCCGCGCTGCTGGCCGGCGTCGTGATGGTCGTGCTGGCCGCCGGCACCTTCGGCTTCAAGGCCGACTACGACTTCGCCGCGGGCTTCCCGCAGGACACCGAGTCGGCCCAGGCCACCAAGGACATGGAGAGGGGGTTCCCGCCCGGCCTCACCACGCCCGTCCAGGTGTTCATCAAGAGCAACGACGGGAAGCCGGTCACCGGGGCGCAGCTCGCCTCCTTCAGCCAGGCCGCCAAGTCCGCGCCGGGCGTCGGGAGGGTGCAGGAGCCCGTCCAGAACGCGGACAAGTCCGTCGCCCGCGTCGACCTGGTCCTCAAGACCAACCCGGTGTCGAACACGTCCATCAGCCTGGTCAAGAACGACCTGACCCCGGCCGTGCACAAGATCGCACCGGAGGGCACCCGCGCCTACGTCGGCGGTCAGACGGCGATCTTCGCCGACATCAACACCGTCAACAACCGCGACCTGTCGGTCATCCTGCCGGTGGCCGCGGTGCTGATCGCGCTGATCCTGGCCCTGCTGCTCAGGTCGGTGGTCGCACCGATCTACCTGGTCATCTCGGTCCTGCTGGGCTTCGCGGCCACGCTCGGTTCCGCGGTGTACGTCTTCCAGGGCGCACAGGGGGAGGCCGGCGTCACCTTCCAGCTGCCGATCGTCCTCTACCTGTTCGTCCTGGCCATCGGGACCGACTACAACATCCTGATGACGGCCCGCCTCCGGGAAGAGGCGAAGGAGGGCAACGAGCCACGCCAGGCCGCCGCCCTCGCCGTCCAGCACGGCGGCCCCACGGTCGCCGCGGCGGGCCTCATCCTCGCCGGCACCTTCTCGGTCATGATGCTGGCCCCGGTCTCGATGCTCAAGCAGATGGGCTTCTCGGTCGCGATCGGCATCGCCCTGTCGGCCTTCGTGATGTCGGCCTTCCTCGTCCCGGGCATCACCGCCCTGCTGGGCCACAAGGCCTGGTGGCCGGGCCACGGCGACGAGCCGAAGAAGAAGCTCCAGGGCCCGCAGGACCAGGTCCACCAGTACGCCCCTTCGGGCTACCGCCCGTAG
- a CDS encoding FIST signal transduction protein has translation MARFGDGLALGPDLTSAAGSAVEQALAPLSAAPDLVCVFVRGDDPDEVAAAARHAAAAAAPALVLGCSASGVIGAGRGVEETGAVSAWAAVLPGARLEPYRLETLKAEDRLIVVGMPEGRPDDVVAVLLADPFSFPVDAFVERSDDALPGLPLVGGLAGGEERGETRLFVGGDVYDDGAVGVVIGGDVAAATVVSQGARPIGPDMVVTRADENVLYELAGVPALEKLEQIVVGLPEEDQELAGQGLLIGVAMDEYADEHEHGDFLVRGVVGADTDSGAIAIGDVVEVGRTVRFQVRDAGAAEEDLAALLERFDLAPVEGALLFSCNGRGQAMFPDSDHDAKVLDRAFGPAGIGGFFASGEIGPVAGRNHVHGFTASILAFGRPA, from the coding sequence ATGGCGCGATTCGGTGATGGCCTGGCCCTCGGCCCGGACCTGACCAGCGCGGCCGGGTCCGCGGTCGAGCAGGCCCTGGCGCCGCTGAGCGCGGCACCGGACCTGGTGTGCGTGTTCGTCCGCGGCGACGACCCCGACGAGGTGGCGGCCGCGGCGCGGCACGCCGCCGCGGCCGCCGCGCCCGCGCTGGTGCTCGGGTGCAGCGCGTCCGGCGTCATCGGCGCGGGCCGCGGCGTCGAGGAGACGGGCGCGGTCAGCGCGTGGGCGGCGGTGCTGCCCGGCGCGCGGCTGGAGCCGTACCGGCTGGAGACGCTCAAGGCCGAGGACCGGCTGATCGTCGTCGGGATGCCGGAGGGTCGGCCCGACGACGTGGTGGCCGTGCTGCTCGCCGACCCGTTCAGCTTCCCGGTGGACGCGTTCGTGGAGCGCTCGGACGACGCCCTGCCCGGCCTGCCGCTCGTCGGCGGCCTCGCGGGCGGCGAGGAGCGCGGCGAGACCCGGCTGTTCGTCGGGGGCGACGTCTACGACGACGGCGCGGTCGGGGTGGTGATCGGCGGCGACGTGGCCGCCGCCACCGTGGTCAGCCAGGGCGCCCGCCCGATCGGGCCCGACATGGTCGTGACGCGGGCCGACGAGAACGTCCTCTACGAGCTGGCGGGCGTCCCGGCGCTGGAGAAGCTGGAGCAGATCGTCGTGGGGCTGCCCGAGGAGGACCAGGAGCTCGCCGGGCAGGGGCTGCTCATCGGCGTGGCCATGGACGAGTACGCCGACGAGCACGAGCACGGCGACTTCCTCGTCCGCGGGGTGGTGGGCGCCGACACCGACAGCGGCGCCATCGCGATCGGCGACGTCGTGGAGGTCGGGCGGACCGTCCGCTTCCAGGTCCGCGACGCGGGCGCCGCCGAGGAGGACCTCGCCGCGCTCCTGGAGCGGTTCGACCTCGCGCCCGTCGAGGGCGCGCTGCTGTTCTCCTGCAACGGGCGCGGCCAGGCGATGTTCCCCGACTCCGACCACGACGCGAAGGTGCTCGACCGCGCGTTCGGGCCCGCGGGCATCGGCGGGTTCTTCGCCTCGGGCGAGATCGGCCCCGTCGCGGGACGCAACCACGTGCACGGGTTCACCGCGTCCATCCTGGCGTTCGGGCGGCCCGCGTGA
- a CDS encoding alpha/beta hydrolase, with translation MRKVLVCGAAFAATCLAALAVPTGAEATAPGPSPAKPAPTVGPSEETGTGAPSGSPETGATTPPASPSAPSGGSSGGVGTTDGIVSGSAVMVTPRLPKFKTYAYGKASRQRIDAYWRPSAPKAAPRPAVLVIHGGYWQGGDKSSWKYLARRLTAEGYVVLASNYRLAPKAVWPAQRNDAMSALDFMRKHAKVWNLDPNRIAVIGSSSGGMLATQLGTYGTGGQRVRGVIALSPPNNPFLAYQDGAEPGAVPAKRMLRKAVVDLVRCVPGGRAGAPCWKRLDDANTTNHVSGGDAPMLLMHASGDFVPVTQSTGLAAALRAAGVPATVKVVQGEMHASGLLEDEHTYPQIVDWLDAHMK, from the coding sequence GTGCGCAAAGTACTGGTGTGTGGTGCGGCGTTCGCCGCGACATGTCTGGCCGCGCTGGCCGTTCCGACGGGGGCCGAGGCCACCGCCCCCGGTCCGAGCCCCGCCAAGCCCGCGCCGACCGTCGGGCCGTCCGAGGAGACGGGCACCGGCGCGCCGTCGGGCAGCCCAGAGACCGGCGCCACTACGCCGCCCGCGTCCCCGTCCGCGCCGTCCGGGGGCTCCTCCGGCGGCGTCGGGACGACCGACGGCATCGTCTCCGGCAGCGCCGTGATGGTCACGCCCCGCCTCCCGAAGTTCAAGACCTACGCCTACGGCAAGGCGTCCCGGCAGCGGATCGACGCCTACTGGCGGCCGTCGGCGCCCAAGGCGGCGCCGCGCCCCGCCGTCCTGGTGATCCACGGCGGCTACTGGCAGGGCGGCGACAAGAGCAGCTGGAAGTACCTCGCGCGGCGGCTGACCGCCGAGGGGTACGTCGTCCTCGCGTCGAACTACCGGCTCGCGCCGAAGGCGGTGTGGCCCGCGCAGCGCAACGACGCCATGTCCGCGCTGGACTTCATGCGGAAGCACGCGAAGGTCTGGAACCTCGACCCGAACCGGATCGCCGTGATCGGCTCGTCCTCCGGCGGGATGCTCGCGACCCAGCTCGGCACCTACGGCACCGGCGGGCAGCGGGTGCGCGGCGTGATCGCGCTGTCACCGCCGAACAACCCGTTCCTGGCCTACCAGGACGGCGCCGAGCCCGGCGCAGTCCCCGCGAAGCGGATGCTGCGGAAGGCCGTCGTCGACCTCGTCCGCTGCGTGCCCGGCGGGCGTGCGGGCGCGCCGTGCTGGAAGCGGCTGGACGACGCCAACACCACCAACCACGTCTCGGGGGGTGACGCGCCGATGCTGCTCATGCACGCCAGCGGCGACTTCGTCCCGGTCACCCAGAGCACCGGCCTCGCCGCCGCGCTGCGCGCCGCGGGGGTCCCCGCGACGGTGAAGGTCGTCCAGGGTGAGATGCACGCGTCCGGGCTGCTGGAGGACGAGCACACCTACCCGCAGATCGTGGACTGGCTCGACGCGCACATGAAATGA